A genomic segment from Tachypleus tridentatus isolate NWPU-2018 unplaced genomic scaffold, ASM421037v1 Hic_cluster_2, whole genome shotgun sequence encodes:
- the LOC143242495 gene encoding anoctamin-2-like, whose amino-acid sequence MLIPASEGGVLCFLYGCFTLMGDAHSKDICEDYKNTILCDVDMEYQDRHALLSE is encoded by the exons ATGCTGATTCCAGCTTCAGAAGGAggagtgttgtgttttctgtatgggTGCTTCACCTTGATGGGTGATGCTCACAG taaggacATTTGTGAAGACTACAAGAACACCATTTTATGTGATGTAGATATGGAATATCAGGACAGACATGCACTTTTGTCAGAATAA